One Bacillota bacterium genomic window carries:
- a CDS encoding sugar ABC transporter substrate-binding protein: protein MKRGLIGFTVLILVIGTLLSGGAVAKPATLNMLVWNSEQMPRWIPYAEKIAKDMGIGLQVQTNTFDGVRDKAILDFMSGSQTWDIILVEDKWVAEFAKLGLVIPIDDFVKRGVADPSILDIDDLNPAIRPLQVFNDKRYGLPFMIDSVIVLAYRKDIFEDPREKAAFKAKYGYELAVPETYDQYRDIAEFFTRKAGEMLCGSVLKSDFYGISHSNKKNGFLWHDYIPYMLAFGEEFGYDAKKLVPTWNSEANRKAAEFYVSLTKFMPPGHINMTSGEATSMFAQGKVAMQEEYYFRIREIAGADTSLVKDKYAVAPLPSAVKSHPTLLSTAAWAVYAKSKQSDLAYKFIERLYSAEYDRRKALEVKNYIPFRISTIRNPEIRKKAGAHFIPFLEGIVNNPKVEIHKHPMLIEYPQMIDIYEDSLSKALTGRATVEQALEEGQRALERLFHKAGYIK, encoded by the coding sequence ATGAAACGCGGTCTTATTGGATTTACCGTGCTTATTCTGGTGATAGGTACGCTGTTAAGCGGTGGAGCCGTCGCTAAACCGGCAACATTGAACATGTTAGTCTGGAATAGCGAGCAAATGCCTAGATGGATTCCATATGCAGAAAAGATCGCCAAAGATATGGGAATTGGTCTCCAAGTACAGACTAATACCTTTGACGGCGTAAGAGACAAGGCCATCCTTGACTTCATGAGTGGTTCGCAAACCTGGGATATCATCTTGGTTGAGGATAAGTGGGTAGCCGAATTTGCGAAGCTCGGGTTGGTGATCCCGATTGATGATTTTGTTAAGCGGGGCGTAGCTGATCCATCCATCCTAGATATTGATGACCTTAACCCCGCGATTCGGCCGCTGCAGGTGTTCAACGATAAGCGATATGGACTACCATTTATGATCGATTCAGTGATTGTATTAGCCTATCGGAAAGATATATTCGAAGATCCTAGAGAAAAAGCGGCATTCAAGGCGAAGTACGGCTACGAACTAGCGGTTCCCGAAACCTATGATCAGTATCGCGATATCGCTGAGTTTTTCACGCGAAAGGCCGGGGAAATGCTCTGTGGTTCGGTGCTTAAGTCGGATTTCTATGGAATTTCTCACTCAAATAAGAAGAATGGATTCTTATGGCATGACTATATCCCTTATATGTTGGCCTTTGGTGAGGAGTTTGGGTACGATGCCAAGAAACTAGTTCCCACTTGGAACTCAGAGGCAAATAGGAAGGCTGCGGAGTTTTATGTTTCCTTGACAAAGTTTATGCCGCCCGGGCATATCAATATGACAAGCGGTGAGGCGACCTCCATGTTTGCTCAGGGAAAGGTAGCCATGCAGGAGGAATACTACTTCCGTATCAGGGAAATCGCTGGAGCGGATACATCCCTGGTGAAGGATAAATACGCCGTGGCGCCTTTGCCCTCGGCAGTCAAGTCACATCCTACCCTGTTAAGTACAGCTGCTTGGGCAGTCTATGCCAAATCCAAACAATCTGACCTTGCTTACAAATTCATAGAACGTCTATATTCTGCGGAATACGATCGGAGGAAGGCACTTGAAGTTAAGAATTATATTCCATTCCGAATTTCAACCATAAGGAACCCCGAGATTCGGAAAAAGGCCGGAGCACACTTTATACCCTTCCTTGAGGGAATCGTCAATAATCCCAAGGTTGAGATTCATAAGCACCCAATGCTGATCGAATACCCGCAGATGATAGATATCTACGAAGATAGTCTGTCTAAAGCGTTAACGGGTCGGGCAACTGTGGAGCAGGCCTTGGAGGAAGGACAAAGGGCACTAGAAAGGCTGTTCCATAAGGCAGGTTATATAAAGTAG
- a CDS encoding carbohydrate ABC transporter permease: MGKRFNFGSGNVLLAFAICFSLFPIFYLVLTAIKPVQVLFATPPRWWFALSFEEFTFLGQDQLYRQYLINSIVVTSLSTLVALLLGVTLAYSFSKYNFAGKEAWFFLIMLCRAYPPITTLIPIYLLMRFIGLSDTLIGLILVYAAFQVPMVVWIMRSFFSGVPNEISESAQIDGCSPWIMFWQIMVPLVTPGIIAAGILIFILNWNEFLFAFVLTSVKAKTLPVMIMTFSETDDVVQWGKLSALGVTTILPVIIFGIGLRRYLVQGLTAGAIKG, encoded by the coding sequence GTGGGAAAACGTTTCAATTTCGGTTCAGGTAATGTACTTTTGGCCTTCGCTATTTGTTTTAGCCTGTTTCCCATATTCTACCTGGTATTGACAGCCATTAAACCTGTTCAGGTTCTGTTTGCCACGCCGCCACGTTGGTGGTTTGCCTTGTCTTTTGAGGAGTTCACGTTTCTTGGTCAGGATCAGCTTTATCGGCAGTATCTTATAAATAGTATCGTTGTGACCAGCCTTAGTACTCTTGTTGCCCTTTTGCTCGGAGTCACCCTGGCCTATTCCTTCTCTAAATATAACTTTGCGGGTAAAGAAGCCTGGTTTTTCTTGATTATGTTATGTCGGGCTTATCCACCGATCACGACTTTGATTCCTATTTATCTTTTGATGCGTTTTATTGGACTATCCGATACATTGATTGGCCTTATTTTGGTTTATGCTGCTTTCCAGGTACCCATGGTGGTCTGGATCATGCGTAGCTTTTTTAGCGGCGTTCCTAACGAAATTAGTGAAAGTGCCCAGATCGACGGTTGCTCTCCTTGGATAATGTTCTGGCAAATTATGGTCCCATTGGTTACTCCGGGTATTATAGCAGCTGGGATCCTGATCTTTATCCTAAATTGGAATGAATTCTTGTTCGCTTTTGTGCTCACTTCAGTTAAGGCAAAGACCCTGCCAGTGATGATTATGACATTTAGCGAAACGGACGATGTTGTGCAGTGGGGGAAATTGTCAGCTTTAGGTGTGACCACTATCCTGCCAGTGATTATATTCGGTATCGGATTGCGTCGTTACCTCGTACAAGGTTTGACAGCTGGGGCTATTAAAGGATAA
- a CDS encoding FAD-dependent oxidoreductase, whose amino-acid sequence MSYVATDLQFDVIVVGGGTAGLIAALASARLGASTLLVERSSYLGGNAAVGMTWGGFFDNAGVQVIKGIPQELVDTCVCLGGGLGHLQYTGSDRWISSVASVDPEVFRYCALRKVQEAGCILWLHTTFIQASVEGNRVVSVELTNKSGRYSVRGKVVIDATGDADVAASIGVPWERGGDRIQQCLSSIFRISNVDISAFSRFMNTRVNTRNKNPWNIETQTMRDDVSYWCPWKVFPEEAQRMPKLFGVYYHGKQGDIFVNCNSVALNALNIYDLTTAEVELRHQAFTILRFLQKNIPGFASSFIAAIYPLGVRESRRIVGDYTLTLGDIMKQRSFPDVVAMGAYPPDVHDPSGKPLIDSQGNVCYQIPYRSLLARDISNLLVAGRCISATFEAQSAVRGIGPCMAMGESAGTAAALSAKGSADLRELKVQVLQETLIKRGAYLVV is encoded by the coding sequence GTGAGCTATGTTGCGACTGATCTTCAATTCGATGTCATTGTCGTTGGGGGAGGCACTGCAGGGTTAATAGCAGCGTTGGCTTCCGCTAGGCTAGGCGCATCAACTTTGCTAGTCGAACGATCCAGTTACCTGGGTGGCAATGCCGCAGTGGGGATGACGTGGGGGGGCTTCTTCGATAATGCTGGAGTACAGGTTATTAAAGGAATACCACAAGAACTTGTAGATACGTGTGTATGTTTGGGAGGAGGATTGGGGCATCTACAATATACAGGATCGGATAGATGGATATCTAGTGTGGCTTCTGTCGACCCTGAAGTTTTTAGATACTGTGCGCTAAGGAAGGTGCAGGAAGCTGGGTGTATCCTGTGGCTGCATACCACCTTTATTCAAGCGTCTGTTGAGGGCAACAGGGTTGTATCCGTCGAGCTCACGAATAAATCCGGTAGATATTCCGTTCGAGGAAAGGTAGTAATTGACGCTACAGGGGACGCAGATGTAGCCGCATCTATAGGAGTGCCCTGGGAGCGTGGAGGAGATAGAATACAGCAATGCTTGAGTAGTATATTCCGTATAAGCAACGTTGATATATCTGCATTTAGTAGATTCATGAATACTAGGGTAAATACACGAAATAAGAATCCATGGAATATTGAGACACAAACGATGCGAGATGATGTTTCATATTGGTGTCCGTGGAAGGTGTTTCCTGAAGAAGCCCAACGAATGCCCAAGCTATTTGGTGTGTACTATCATGGCAAACAGGGAGATATTTTCGTCAACTGCAATAGCGTGGCACTAAATGCATTGAATATCTACGATTTGACAACCGCTGAGGTAGAATTGAGGCATCAGGCCTTCACTATACTTCGTTTTTTGCAGAAGAATATACCCGGGTTCGCTTCCAGTTTCATCGCTGCTATATATCCTCTGGGAGTGCGAGAGAGTCGAAGGATCGTCGGTGATTATACTTTAACTCTAGGCGATATAATGAAGCAAAGATCTTTCCCTGATGTAGTAGCTATGGGTGCTTACCCGCCTGACGTTCATGATCCTAGTGGGAAACCTTTAATAGACTCACAAGGGAACGTCTGCTACCAGATCCCGTATCGTAGCTTACTAGCGAGAGATATAAGTAATTTACTTGTGGCGGGGCGTTGCATTTCTGCAACATTTGAGGCCCAATCTGCTGTGAGGGGCATAGGGCCGTGCATGGCAATGGGGGAAAGCGCTGGTACCGCAGCCGCTCTTTCTGCTAAAGGCTCCGCTGATCTACGAGAACTAAAGGTTCAGGTGTTGCAGGAGACCCTGATCAAGCGGGGGGCGTATCTTGTCGTCTGA
- a CDS encoding ABC transporter ATP-binding protein, whose amino-acid sequence MAEVRLENVEKSYGQVCAVRNLSLAIRENEFVTLLGPSGCGKSTVLNMIAGLLEPSAGTIYIDGQSVNDIPPHRRGVAMVFQDYALYPHMTVFDNIAFPLRAKKADPKSVKQEVENVANTLGLTELLHRLPKELSGGQRQRVALGRAIVRKPKVFLMDEPLSNLDARLRIHMRAELRRLHRAIGTTTIYVTHDQAEAMTLSDRIVVLKDGIIQQIGTPLDVYRKPANTFVGGFIGAVGMNYISCEVNSSGIVITANNPSLHISLPRHILDALSKRGASKVLLGVRAEDICIASKNDNAIEGVVDVLERMGSDTYIHVILGETRVIARVSSDIDVGEGNAIRLSFDMGKISFYAADTGDLII is encoded by the coding sequence ATGGCTGAAGTCCGTCTTGAGAATGTGGAGAAAAGTTATGGGCAAGTGTGTGCAGTTAGGAACTTGAGTCTTGCTATCCGGGAGAACGAGTTTGTGACACTCCTTGGACCTTCCGGATGCGGGAAGTCGACGGTACTTAACATGATTGCAGGCCTGCTTGAGCCATCTGCGGGAACTATCTATATTGATGGTCAGAGTGTTAATGATATACCTCCACATCGGCGCGGCGTGGCGATGGTTTTTCAAGACTACGCGTTATATCCACATATGACGGTATTTGACAATATCGCATTCCCATTACGAGCCAAGAAAGCTGATCCTAAAAGTGTTAAGCAAGAGGTGGAAAATGTCGCAAATACTTTAGGCTTGACCGAGCTTCTACATAGACTTCCCAAAGAGCTCAGTGGGGGTCAACGACAAAGAGTTGCCTTGGGGCGTGCGATTGTTCGAAAACCGAAAGTTTTTTTGATGGACGAACCTTTATCCAACCTTGATGCTCGCCTTCGTATACATATGAGGGCGGAACTTCGAAGGCTACACCGTGCCATAGGGACAACGACGATTTACGTTACGCACGACCAAGCGGAAGCCATGACTTTGTCAGATCGCATTGTTGTCTTAAAGGACGGGATAATCCAGCAAATCGGTACGCCCTTAGATGTCTATAGAAAACCGGCAAATACCTTCGTTGGTGGATTCATAGGAGCTGTCGGTATGAATTATATCTCCTGTGAGGTCAATAGCTCTGGCATAGTTATCACAGCCAATAATCCATCTCTACATATATCATTACCGAGACATATTTTGGATGCGTTGTCGAAGAGAGGGGCATCAAAAGTACTTCTAGGTGTGCGGGCGGAAGATATATGTATAGCAAGCAAAAACGATAACGCCATTGAAGGGGTGGTGGATGTACTGGAGAGAATGGGATCGGACACCTACATTCACGTCATCCTTGGAGAAACTCGGGTTATTGCACGAGTTTCGTCCGATATTGACGTAGGGGAGGGAAATGCAATACGTCTTTCGTTTGATATGGGCAAGATTTCCTTCTATGCAGCAGACACAGGTGATCTTATCATCTAG
- a CDS encoding sugar ABC transporter permease gives MSANILASMLFIFGSLVLVLPLGLTLALILNEKKIRLGPLARTLILLPWVTSQIASALLWRWLLNPDFGVVPYWLELLGFGRVNVFQSGGVAMTTLVLSNMWRSVAFSMVAFLAALQAIPTNLYHAAQVDGIPPSKVFFKVTLPLITPTVLVCAVILTLSYSNIITLPLVLTGGGPLAKTEVLSIRLYREAFSYYNIGFASALAIFNLMVSIVLVIAYMWVLRAKSFFR, from the coding sequence GTGAGTGCCAACATACTCGCATCAATGCTCTTTATATTTGGTTCTCTTGTATTAGTTCTTCCTTTAGGATTAACGTTAGCCTTGATCCTGAATGAAAAGAAGATCCGTCTTGGTCCTCTTGCTCGAACGTTGATCCTTTTGCCATGGGTAACCTCTCAGATAGCTTCCGCCCTACTATGGAGATGGTTACTCAATCCCGATTTCGGGGTGGTACCCTATTGGCTCGAGTTACTAGGTTTCGGGAGAGTTAACGTCTTTCAAAGCGGTGGTGTAGCCATGACCACTCTCGTATTGAGCAATATGTGGCGTTCGGTAGCTTTTTCAATGGTGGCTTTCTTAGCAGCACTACAAGCGATTCCTACTAACCTATACCATGCCGCTCAGGTAGATGGTATACCACCATCAAAAGTTTTTTTCAAGGTAACATTACCCCTTATCACTCCAACAGTGTTGGTATGTGCGGTCATATTGACGCTGAGTTATTCTAACATAATTACCCTTCCACTGGTGTTAACCGGCGGAGGGCCTTTAGCTAAAACGGAGGTATTGAGTATTCGTCTCTATAGGGAAGCCTTCTCATACTATAACATTGGTTTTGCATCTGCGCTCGCGATCTTTAATCTCATGGTTAGTATTGTCCTCGTAATAGCTTACATGTGGGTCCTTAGGGCAAAGTCTTTCTTCAGATGA
- a CDS encoding carbohydrate ABC transporter permease, producing the protein MEGYGVSSLRTYSNFILAAKYVFVIAICFLMILPFIWALVTSLKPLDAIMSYPPQWIPRAPTLSYFLNVVRSSMPRYFLNSILVSLGTILVSLGAGSLAGYSLARFDFPGKGLLMVMVLMNMMVPGVVNLVPVYLIASSIGILDTYLILILVYSVWQIPIVVWLMKDFFETIPSALDKAAMIDGYSPLQAFIKIILPLSRPGLVAAAIMVFVYAWNEFIIAQTLTSSDNMRTIPVGLHYYITVFGVQWGELCSAVLLALLPIVSIFICLQRYLLHGMVAGALKG; encoded by the coding sequence ATGGAGGGATATGGTGTGAGTTCCCTAAGGACATATTCTAATTTCATATTGGCGGCCAAGTATGTTTTTGTCATTGCAATATGTTTTCTGATGATATTACCATTCATATGGGCTCTAGTCACTTCGCTTAAACCGCTGGACGCGATCATGTCTTATCCTCCGCAGTGGATACCTAGAGCCCCGACTTTAAGCTACTTCTTAAATGTTGTAAGATCTAGTATGCCAAGATATTTTCTTAATAGCATATTAGTGTCTTTAGGTACGATCCTTGTATCGCTAGGTGCGGGATCTCTAGCAGGGTACAGTTTAGCAAGATTTGATTTCCCTGGTAAAGGACTACTTATGGTTATGGTGCTAATGAATATGATGGTACCCGGTGTCGTAAATTTAGTACCCGTATATCTTATTGCTAGTTCTATCGGTATTTTGGATACTTATTTAATTCTAATCCTTGTTTATAGCGTTTGGCAGATACCAATAGTTGTATGGCTAATGAAGGATTTTTTTGAGACGATTCCTTCTGCGCTTGATAAAGCTGCGATGATAGATGGTTATTCACCACTGCAAGCCTTTATAAAGATTATTCTACCTCTTTCTAGGCCGGGTCTCGTGGCAGCGGCAATCATGGTCTTTGTCTATGCTTGGAACGAGTTTATAATAGCTCAGACGTTGACATCATCCGATAATATGAGGACTATACCGGTAGGCCTACATTACTATATTACAGTGTTTGGTGTCCAGTGGGGTGAACTATGTTCAGCTGTTCTCTTGGCACTACTGCCCATTGTCAGTATCTTTATATGCTTACAACGATACCTCCTACATGGAATGGTGGCCGGAGCTTTAAAGGGGTAA
- a CDS encoding sugar ABC transporter permease, which produces MKKSILVLCGFFLPGIVYLVTWRIIPLLYTMGISMTSWNLIRDRQPGFSGVENYLMLWSDPEFHHSLWLSLLFTVIATAIELGIGLALVVGVNGNRRKDLLQTVFLMPMIITPVVVGTIWYLIYHPVLGPIADLLKRLGFGTVDPLGTRETALSSILLGDIWQWTPFVFLILLAGLQMIPRELYEACRVDGTNDWELFRFITLPQLKGSIVTAVILRSMDAFREFDKVMIMTGGGPDNSTEMSSLLIYKRAFQFFDIGYAAAMVIIVLAILSFAYVVYLRSENG; this is translated from the coding sequence ATGAAGAAATCTATTCTTGTTCTATGTGGGTTCTTCTTACCTGGGATCGTTTACCTAGTCACGTGGCGAATCATTCCTCTACTTTACACCATGGGGATTAGCATGACTTCTTGGAATTTGATCAGGGACCGGCAACCCGGATTTTCGGGTGTCGAGAATTATTTGATGCTTTGGTCTGATCCAGAATTTCACCATTCCCTTTGGTTGAGCCTGCTTTTTACGGTAATAGCCACGGCGATTGAGCTCGGTATAGGACTGGCTTTAGTTGTTGGCGTCAATGGTAATAGGCGTAAGGATTTGTTGCAAACAGTTTTCCTAATGCCGATGATTATCACTCCTGTTGTGGTTGGTACTATATGGTATTTAATTTATCACCCTGTTCTCGGTCCAATAGCAGATCTCTTGAAACGGTTGGGTTTTGGTACTGTGGACCCCTTAGGGACGCGGGAGACAGCTTTATCTAGCATCCTTCTTGGCGACATTTGGCAGTGGACTCCCTTCGTTTTCTTAATTCTACTGGCCGGCCTACAAATGATCCCGCGAGAATTATATGAGGCATGTCGTGTAGATGGGACAAATGATTGGGAGCTGTTCCGATTCATCACTCTACCACAACTCAAAGGCAGTATTGTTACCGCCGTGATCCTACGGTCAATGGATGCCTTTCGGGAATTTGATAAAGTCATGATTATGACGGGAGGAGGACCGGATAACTCAACGGAGATGAGTAGCTTACTCATCTATAAACGAGCATTTCAGTTTTTTGACATCGGTTACGCGGCTGCAATGGTAATAATCGTCTTAGCTATACTGTCATTCGCGTATGTAGTCTATTTGCGTAGTGAAAACGGCTAG
- the ilvB gene encoding biosynthetic-type acetolactate synthase large subunit produces MKVAEVVVKILESEGIDTAFGIPGASINPVYKHLGQSSKIRHYIARHEEGAAHAADGYTRASGKMACAIATSGPAATNFVTGLYTAQIDSIPIVAITGQNTRAQLGKESFQCVDIATIAEPVVKGAWCITEPAQVPGIMRGAFKLAREGRPGPVLLDLPLDVQMADISYDPDVDSPLAWEKPKPDPRKIEKAIDMILSAKSPILLLGGGVILAGATEEFVKFAEYMALPVVTTYMGKGGISPDHPLYCGQVGIQCNTRFGNKAFLDSDLVIGIGCRFSDRHTGGLDVYTKGRKFIHVDIESTQIGRIVPTELGIVSDAKLALEALLSAAKEKTKRREPQGWVSDIPRLRGEMERRLKFDNVPIKPQRVFYELNEFFGDDAIFTVGCGLVQIWSGQFQRASRPRHYLPSGGAGTLGYEIPAAVGAKIARPNNPVVAVVGDGGFSFMGEELAMACQYDIPVVIVIVNNGYLSLIRQNQKYAYDFEYGVDLWYKEKMIDFVKIAEGYGAKAERVEDPAEISRALRRAVDSGKPYVIDVIVERQTDCSMGVDIDKVREFE; encoded by the coding sequence ATGAAGGTAGCAGAGGTCGTAGTAAAGATTCTAGAAAGTGAAGGGATAGATACGGCATTTGGAATACCCGGGGCATCTATAAACCCCGTGTACAAGCACCTCGGCCAGTCCTCAAAGATACGCCACTATATAGCACGACATGAAGAAGGGGCGGCCCACGCTGCTGATGGCTATACGAGGGCGAGCGGCAAGATGGCGTGCGCTATAGCAACAAGCGGGCCTGCGGCAACCAACTTCGTGACAGGCCTCTATACAGCACAGATAGATTCTATTCCAATTGTCGCGATAACAGGCCAGAACACAAGGGCGCAGCTTGGTAAGGAGTCATTCCAGTGCGTTGATATCGCCACCATAGCAGAACCTGTTGTGAAGGGGGCGTGGTGCATAACCGAGCCTGCGCAGGTGCCCGGGATAATGAGGGGAGCCTTCAAACTTGCAAGAGAGGGTAGACCGGGTCCTGTTCTCTTGGATTTACCCTTGGATGTGCAGATGGCTGATATCTCATACGACCCTGATGTCGACTCTCCGCTTGCCTGGGAGAAGCCGAAGCCGGATCCCAGGAAGATCGAGAAGGCTATCGACATGATCCTCTCTGCAAAATCCCCCATCCTGCTTCTCGGAGGCGGGGTCATATTAGCCGGTGCAACAGAGGAGTTTGTCAAATTTGCAGAATACATGGCCCTTCCGGTTGTGACAACCTACATGGGTAAGGGCGGGATATCGCCTGATCACCCGCTCTATTGCGGGCAGGTGGGTATCCAGTGTAACACCAGGTTTGGGAATAAGGCGTTTTTGGATTCAGACCTTGTAATAGGGATAGGGTGCAGGTTCAGCGACCGCCACACAGGAGGGCTTGACGTTTACACCAAAGGCCGGAAGTTCATCCATGTTGACATAGAATCGACGCAGATAGGCAGGATCGTCCCCACAGAGCTCGGGATAGTATCGGATGCAAAGCTTGCACTTGAGGCCTTACTTAGTGCGGCAAAGGAGAAGACCAAGAGGCGAGAGCCGCAGGGTTGGGTTAGTGATATCCCGAGGCTACGGGGGGAGATGGAGCGAAGGCTCAAGTTCGATAACGTTCCGATCAAGCCCCAGAGGGTATTCTATGAGTTGAATGAGTTCTTCGGTGACGATGCCATCTTCACGGTAGGCTGTGGCCTGGTCCAGATATGGTCAGGCCAGTTCCAGAGGGCGTCCAGGCCAAGGCATTACCTGCCGTCAGGCGGGGCAGGGACGCTTGGTTATGAGATTCCAGCGGCAGTAGGGGCAAAGATAGCAAGGCCCAACAATCCTGTAGTAGCTGTAGTTGGGGATGGAGGCTTCTCCTTTATGGGCGAGGAGCTCGCCATGGCGTGCCAGTATGACATCCCTGTAGTTATCGTGATAGTGAATAATGGGTATTTGAGCCTGATAAGGCAGAATCAGAAGTATGCATATGACTTCGAGTATGGTGTCGACCTGTGGTACAAGGAGAAGATGATAGATTTCGTGAAGATAGCGGAAGGTTATGGAGCTAAGGCTGAAAGGGTTGAGGATCCGGCTGAGATATCAAGGGCGCTAAGGCGGGCTGTGGATTCCGGTAAGCCTTACGTAATAGATGTCATCGTGGAGAGGCAGACCGATTGCTCGATGGGAGTGGATATCGATAAGGTGAGGGAGTTTGAGTAA
- a CDS encoding helix-turn-helix domain containing protein encodes MPGICYNVLLETILACSREDESMIYVGRLSYKQRDELIKFSRHAVGREALRAHMILLSSREYSVPQIAEIYDCDRDTVRAWIKRYLESGIDGLRDAKRSGRPPKGGKAARWAIDQAINMIPLVFGLRVTNWTAKTLRAFLASFQLNLSVGTI; translated from the coding sequence TTGCCAGGCATATGTTACAATGTCCTGCTAGAGACCATATTGGCCTGTAGCAGGGAGGATGAGTCTATGATCTATGTGGGTAGGTTAAGCTACAAGCAACGAGATGAGCTTATTAAGTTCTCGCGTCACGCGGTCGGAAGGGAGGCACTTCGTGCCCATATGATACTCCTCTCTTCAAGAGAATACTCAGTACCCCAGATAGCCGAAATCTACGACTGCGACCGCGATACTGTCCGTGCCTGGATCAAAAGGTATCTTGAATCAGGCATAGACGGACTGCGTGATGCGAAAAGATCCGGGCGTCCACCTAAGGGCGGCAAGGCCGCCCGGTGGGCCATAGACCAAGCTATAAACATGATCCCTCTCGTGTTCGGTCTACGTGTAACTAACTGGACTGCTAAGACCCTGCGGGCTTTTCTGGCTTCATTTCAGTTAAACCTGAGCGTCGGTACCATATGA
- a CDS encoding sugar ABC transporter substrate-binding protein has translation MIRRFLVYLFIVALAVVMGFVACIETQAQKKVEIRYWTFLQRGGQTPRELGETAIIEGFEKKYPNIKVRVEMVPWPEMDTKLITSVAAGRGPDVTRADSFRIREHLAANTLEDLRKYVSKMSVEERKDFLVWDEGLPGGKKPNFYLHHSCWALYYRKDLFQKGGLEPPNSWDDLVDVSKKLTTDKIWGFVQGMDRGQPGVTYTLWPMILGAGGNILENDKAVFNSAPAIKTLQFIYDLVYKHRVSPVDQLTYSYDNVMEGFMAGKFAMVIEGAHRYGHMQTSAILKDNVGLTYIPSPVSGEPSPTLMSGWTLGIPVTSRHKDEAWKFIEYYVSAEAQLMNAKLAGELPVRRSVLNDPYFQTKEAAAQRFFALYLNTKSQPFPKSQNYGLLKDTFVMALHEILTNRKTVQKALDDAVAKYNEALKK, from the coding sequence ATGATCAGAAGGTTTCTAGTGTATCTATTTATAGTTGCTCTGGCAGTAGTGATGGGGTTTGTTGCATGCATCGAAACGCAAGCTCAGAAAAAGGTGGAAATCCGATACTGGACATTCCTACAGCGGGGAGGGCAAACCCCACGTGAACTAGGGGAAACCGCAATTATCGAGGGATTTGAAAAGAAGTACCCTAATATCAAGGTCCGCGTCGAGATGGTCCCATGGCCGGAGATGGATACGAAACTTATCACGTCGGTAGCCGCTGGCCGGGGACCTGACGTAACAAGAGCTGATAGTTTTAGAATTCGTGAACACTTAGCTGCCAATACCTTGGAAGATTTGAGAAAATACGTAAGTAAGATGTCGGTGGAGGAGCGGAAGGATTTCCTCGTATGGGATGAAGGGCTTCCAGGCGGGAAAAAACCAAACTTCTATCTGCACCATAGCTGTTGGGCGCTCTACTATCGTAAGGATCTCTTCCAAAAGGGAGGCCTGGAGCCACCTAATAGTTGGGACGATCTCGTGGATGTGTCCAAAAAATTAACGACAGATAAGATATGGGGTTTTGTCCAGGGTATGGACAGGGGGCAGCCGGGCGTTACGTATACCCTCTGGCCCATGATATTAGGGGCAGGAGGTAATATTTTAGAGAACGACAAGGCCGTCTTCAATAGCGCACCCGCGATTAAGACACTTCAGTTCATATATGACCTGGTATACAAGCATCGAGTCTCGCCAGTGGATCAGCTGACGTATTCTTATGATAATGTGATGGAGGGGTTCATGGCGGGTAAGTTTGCCATGGTAATTGAAGGAGCCCATCGCTACGGTCATATGCAAACCTCAGCAATTCTTAAAGATAATGTGGGCCTTACATACATACCTTCTCCAGTCTCCGGAGAGCCTTCACCCACCCTCATGTCTGGATGGACTCTTGGGATTCCCGTGACATCAAGGCATAAGGATGAGGCATGGAAGTTCATTGAGTACTATGTTAGTGCGGAAGCCCAGCTAATGAACGCTAAACTGGCGGGCGAGCTGCCCGTTAGAAGGTCGGTCCTTAATGACCCGTATTTTCAAACAAAGGAGGCAGCGGCACAGAGGTTCTTTGCACTCTACCTTAATACGAAATCTCAACCATTCCCCAAATCTCAAAACTACGGTTTGCTAAAGGATACCTTTGTTATGGCTCTTCATGAGATATTGACTAATAGGAAGACCGTTCAAAAAGCGCTTGATGACGCCGTTGCCAAATATAACGAAGCGCTAAAGAAATGA